The following proteins come from a genomic window of Alphaproteobacteria bacterium:
- a CDS encoding PTS sugar transporter subunit IIA, whose translation MIGIVIITHGKLADEFRSALEHVMGVQSNLETICIYPNDHMAQCKQNILESVQRVNDGTGVIILTDMFGGTPSNLAISVMQPNVIEVIAGVNLPMLIKLARSRHKDNLMDVVLEVQADGRKYINIASRLFKKKYE comes from the coding sequence ATGATAGGCATTGTGATTATTACCCATGGAAAACTTGCAGATGAATTTCGTTCTGCATTAGAGCATGTTATGGGTGTCCAATCTAACTTGGAAACAATCTGCATTTACCCTAATGATCATATGGCTCAGTGTAAGCAAAATATTTTAGAATCCGTTCAACGTGTTAATGATGGAACAGGTGTTATAATTTTAACAGATATGTTTGGTGGGACACCCTCTAATCTTGCAATTTCTGTTATGCAACCAAATGTTATAGAAGTTATAGCTGGGGTTAATCTTCCTATGTTGATCAAATTAGCAAGATCAAGGCATAAAGATAATTTGATGGATGTTGTATTAGAAGTTCAAGCTGATGGAAGAAAATATATTAATATTGCATCTAGATTATTTAAAAAAAAATATGAATAA
- a CDS encoding sensor histidine kinase: MFKKGIRKHSTLTRRILILNVLTLLIPVFGLLYQDQYRQTLINDELDDLKTQSVLFANALGMSTVNEEGKNEQENFLPEIARSALIKLAAISHYRARLFSSDGELLSDSARFDGPGGLVEVETLPLVERKSFFENIFNYFYDLFTPILPKDKALDLYHEAAKQNAHDYSEVLKALEGEVMSVVRRDHQKRLVLTVASPVQRYRKVLAALLLSSDGTEIEQDVREFRYDIIRIFTVGLFTTILLSLILAGTIARPIQRLARAAEQVRYLHIRNQYIKSNKKQGPDLIPDFTYRNDEIGDLSLALREMTKALYKRMNAIESFAADVAHEIKNPLTSLRSAVETVNRVDDPEKKKKLLALILDDVERLNRLISDISEASRVDADISKNIAEPVNMLSLVRNIAHSFDMGSFKNNQDQIFSLKIDERQEFKVLGIESRLEQVLYNIINNAISFSPPQGIIELVMIKENQKVIITIKDQGPGIPEDKLDKIFERFYTARPIHEKFGVHSGLGLSISKQIIEAHNGIISVCNVRDENDNMMGAEFRIELPLLVKEVIYFKDNEKKKRL; encoded by the coding sequence ATGTTTAAAAAAGGTATACGAAAACATTCTACTCTTACTAGACGCATTCTTATTTTAAATGTTTTGACATTATTAATTCCTGTTTTTGGATTATTGTATCAAGATCAATATCGTCAAACGCTTATTAATGATGAATTGGATGATTTAAAAACACAAAGTGTTTTATTTGCAAATGCTCTTGGTATGTCAACAGTTAATGAAGAAGGAAAAAATGAACAAGAAAATTTCTTACCTGAAATTGCAAGATCTGCCCTGATAAAATTAGCAGCAATATCACATTATCGGGCTAGACTTTTTTCATCAGATGGTGAATTGCTTAGTGATAGCGCACGCTTTGACGGACCAGGAGGTCTTGTAGAAGTAGAAACATTACCTTTGGTTGAAAGAAAATCTTTTTTTGAAAATATATTTAATTATTTTTATGATCTTTTTACTCCAATTTTACCTAAAGATAAAGCTTTAGATTTATATCATGAAGCAGCTAAACAGAATGCCCATGATTATAGTGAGGTTTTAAAAGCACTTGAAGGAGAAGTAATGAGCGTTGTAAGACGTGATCATCAAAAAAGATTGGTTTTAACAGTTGCTTCTCCTGTTCAACGTTATCGAAAGGTTCTCGCAGCGTTGCTTCTTTCAAGTGATGGCACAGAAATAGAGCAAGATGTAAGAGAATTCCGTTATGATATTATTAGAATATTTACGGTTGGTCTATTTACAACAATCCTACTTTCTTTAATTTTAGCTGGTACTATAGCACGCCCTATTCAGAGATTGGCGCGGGCGGCAGAGCAAGTACGTTATTTGCATATAAGAAATCAATATATCAAATCTAACAAAAAACAAGGTCCAGATCTTATACCAGATTTTACATATAGAAATGATGAAATAGGTGATCTTTCATTAGCATTACGCGAAATGACAAAGGCTCTATATAAACGTATGAATGCAATTGAATCATTTGCAGCAGATGTCGCCCATGAAATCAAAAATCCTTTAACTTCACTTCGCAGCGCAGTTGAAACTGTAAATCGTGTTGATGATCCTGAAAAAAAGAAAAAACTATTAGCCCTTATATTAGATGATGTTGAAAGATTAAATAGGTTAATCTCTGATATATCAGAAGCTTCAAGAGTGGATGCGGATATTTCCAAGAATATTGCAGAGCCTGTTAATATGCTATCACTTGTTAGGAATATAGCCCATTCATTTGATATGGGATCGTTTAAAAACAATCAAGATCAAATTTTTTCCTTAAAGATTGATGAAAGACAAGAATTTAAAGTACTTGGTATTGAGAGCCGTCTTGAGCAAGTTTTGTACAATATTATTAATAATGCAATATCATTTAGCCCTCCCCAAGGAATAATAGAGTTGGTGATGATAAAAGAAAATCAAAAGGTGATTATAACAATTAAAGATCAGGGCCCAGGAATACCAGAAGATAAGTTAGATAAAATTTTTGAAAGATTTTATACGGCAAGACCTATTCACGAAAAATTTGGTGTACATTCTGGGTTAGGTTTAAGCATTTCAAAACAAATTATTGAAGCACATAATGGTATAATTTCAGTTTGTAATGTGCGTGATGAAAATGATAATATGATGGGTGCAGAATTTCGAATAGAATTACCACTACTTGTTAAAGAGGTAATTTATTTTAAAGACAATGAAAAGAAAAAAAGATTATAG
- the ahcY gene encoding adenosylhomocysteinase codes for MKKFDDYKVTDINLAEWGRKEISIAETEMPGLMALRQEYGANKPLRGARIAGCLHMTIQTAVLIETLIALGAEIRWSSCNIFSTQDQAAAAIAAVGIPVFAWKGMNEDEFWWCIEQTIQGPNGWTPNMILDDGGDLTQIIYEKYSHLLKDIRGISEETTTGVHRLYEMAKKGELKTPAINVNNSVTKSKFDNLYGCRESLIDGIKRATDVMVAGKIAVVCGFGDVGKGCAVSLRSQGARVIITEIDPICALQASMEGYEVTTMDDIAHQADIFVTATGNIDVITLDHMRKMKHRAILCNIGHFDSEIEISALQNYKWDSIKPQVDEVIFPDGKRLIVLAKGRLVNLGCATGHPSFVMSASFTNQVLAQIELWNHYHNYKNQVYLLPKILDEKVASLHLTKVGVKLTKLTKKQADYIAVSQEGPFKPEYYRY; via the coding sequence ATGAAAAAGTTTGATGATTATAAGGTTACTGATATCAATTTAGCAGAATGGGGTAGAAAAGAAATTTCAATCGCAGAGACAGAAATGCCTGGTCTTATGGCATTGCGTCAAGAATATGGCGCAAATAAACCTTTAAGAGGTGCCAGAATTGCCGGTTGCCTACATATGACAATTCAAACAGCAGTTTTAATTGAAACATTAATAGCATTGGGTGCTGAAATAAGATGGAGTTCATGCAATATTTTTTCAACCCAAGATCAAGCTGCTGCAGCTATAGCTGCCGTAGGTATACCTGTTTTTGCTTGGAAGGGTATGAATGAAGATGAATTTTGGTGGTGTATTGAACAAACAATTCAAGGACCCAATGGATGGACACCTAATATGATTTTAGATGATGGGGGTGATTTGACCCAAATTATTTATGAAAAATATTCTCATCTTTTAAAAGATATTCGTGGTATTTCTGAAGAAACGACAACTGGCGTCCATCGGCTTTACGAAATGGCAAAAAAAGGTGAATTGAAAACACCAGCTATTAATGTGAATAATTCTGTAACAAAATCTAAATTTGATAATCTTTATGGTTGTCGTGAAAGTTTAATTGATGGAATTAAACGAGCTACAGACGTTATGGTGGCTGGTAAAATTGCTGTTGTTTGTGGTTTTGGTGATGTAGGTAAAGGATGTGCGGTATCGCTTCGTAGTCAAGGGGCCAGAGTTATTATAACAGAAATTGATCCTATATGTGCTTTGCAAGCATCAATGGAAGGTTATGAAGTAACAACAATGGATGATATAGCACATCAAGCAGATATTTTTGTGACTGCAACAGGAAATATTGATGTTATTACCTTAGATCATATGCGTAAAATGAAACACAGGGCAATTTTATGTAATATTGGTCATTTTGATAGTGAAATTGAAATAAGTGCTTTACAAAATTACAAATGGGATTCGATAAAACCTCAAGTGGATGAGGTTATTTTTCCGGATGGAAAACGATTGATTGTTTTGGCAAAAGGCAGATTAGTCAATCTTGGTTGTGCGACAGGACATCCCAGTTTTGTGATGAGTGCCTCTTTTACAAATCAAGTTTTAGCTCAAATAGAATTATGGAACCATTATCATAATTACAAAAACCAAGTATACCTTTTACCCAAAATATTAGATGAAAAGGTTGCATCTTTGCATCTTACTAAAGTGGGTGTTAAATTGACAAAATTAACAAAAAAGCAAGCTGATTATATAGCAGTTTCCCAAGAGGGTCCGTTCAAACCTGAATATTATCGATACTGA
- a CDS encoding NifU family protein: MFIQTEQTPNPETLKFIPGQDVMPSGTADFLTLEEAKKSPLAESIFTIAGIKGVFFGKDFVTVTKDNQYEWAILKPLILTKIMDHYTFGYPIILDHDIKNQNNLENNDPISKQIKELLETRVRPAVAQDGGDIVFDHFNDGIVYLHLKGSCAGCPSSTATLKMGIENMLRHYIPEVQEVKAI; encoded by the coding sequence ATGTTTATTCAAACTGAACAAACGCCTAATCCAGAAACATTAAAATTTATTCCAGGTCAAGATGTCATGCCTTCAGGTACGGCTGATTTTCTTACATTAGAAGAAGCAAAAAAATCTCCTCTGGCTGAATCTATATTTACAATTGCAGGGATAAAAGGTGTTTTTTTTGGAAAGGATTTTGTCACTGTAACCAAGGATAATCAATATGAATGGGCAATTCTGAAACCTTTAATTCTAACTAAAATTATGGATCATTATACTTTTGGGTATCCCATTATTTTGGATCATGATATTAAAAATCAAAATAATTTGGAAAATAATGATCCTATTTCTAAACAAATTAAAGAATTATTAGAAACACGCGTCCGTCCGGCGGTTGCTCAAGATGGAGGGGATATAGTTTTTGATCATTTTAATGATGGAATTGTTTATTTACATTTAAAAGGTTCGTGTGCGGGTTGCCCAAGCTCCACAGCAACTTTAAAAATGGGTATTGAAAACATGTTGCGTCATTACATACCCGAAGTCCAAGAAGTAAAAGCAATTTAA
- a CDS encoding malonic semialdehyde reductase — MTASSLPLHSLEQIFLKARTHIVWKNQSIDDHLLQKIYDLAKMGPTSANCSPMRIIFIKSKEAKERLKPCLSPGNVEKTMTAPATAIIAQDMYFYDQLPKLFPHEDARSWFIGNEQLINDTAFRNSSLQGAYFIIAARAMGLDCGPMSGFDTQKLNQEFFPDGHWKANFLCNLGHGDEQKLYPRSPRLKFEEACKIL, encoded by the coding sequence ATGACAGCTTCTTCTTTACCACTTCACTCATTAGAACAAATTTTTTTAAAGGCTCGTACTCATATAGTATGGAAAAATCAATCTATAGATGATCATCTTTTACAGAAAATATATGATTTAGCTAAGATGGGTCCAACAAGTGCCAATTGCAGCCCGATGCGTATTATATTTATTAAATCAAAAGAAGCAAAAGAAAGATTAAAACCTTGTTTATCACCTGGAAATGTTGAAAAAACGATGACAGCACCGGCAACAGCTATTATTGCCCAGGATATGTATTTTTATGATCAATTACCAAAATTATTTCCCCATGAAGATGCACGTTCTTGGTTTATTGGGAATGAACAATTAATCAACGATACCGCGTTTCGTAACAGTAGTTTGCAAGGAGCCTATTTTATTATAGCTGCGCGTGCGATGGGTCTTGATTGTGGGCCTATGTCAGGATTTGATACCCAAAAATTGAACCAAGAATTTTTTCCAGATGGCCATTGGAAAGCAAATTTTTTATGTAATCTTGGTCATGGTGATGAACAAAAACTTTACCCCCGAAGCCCAAGGTTAAAGTTTGAAGAAGCTTGTAAAATTTTATAA
- the ddpX gene encoding D-alanyl-D-alanine dipeptidase, translating to MLLISINQPDFDVEISLAYATPDNITQSPIYHHAHCYLHKEAGEKLKYAIQLAKVLGYRFKIFDAFRPSEAQWVLWNKNPDPNFLADPRRGSPHSRGVAIDLTLLDQDNKELDMGTKFDEFSPLSHHGNLSISEIAQKNRAILLGIMTAAGWDFYRNEWWHYQLFNSRYYPLISDKALPKGLMS from the coding sequence GTGCTTCTTATTTCTATTAATCAACCTGATTTCGATGTAGAGATTTCTTTGGCTTATGCCACACCAGATAATATTACACAATCACCAATTTATCACCATGCTCATTGTTATCTTCATAAAGAAGCTGGCGAAAAATTAAAATATGCCATTCAACTAGCAAAAGTATTAGGATATCGTTTTAAAATTTTTGATGCTTTTCGACCATCTGAAGCCCAATGGGTTTTATGGAACAAAAACCCAGATCCCAATTTTTTAGCAGATCCACGTCGGGGATCGCCCCATTCCCGTGGGGTAGCTATTGATCTTACTTTACTTGATCAAGACAACAAAGAATTAGATATGGGTACAAAATTTGATGAATTTAGCCCTCTATCTCACCATGGTAATTTGTCTATTTCTGAAATTGCCCAAAAAAATCGTGCAATTCTTTTAGGCATTATGACAGCAGCAGGATGGGATTTTTATAGAAATGAATGGTGGCATTACCAACTCTTCAATTCTAGATATTACCCTTTGATTAGTGATAAAGCGTTACCAAAGGGATTAATGTCATAA
- a CDS encoding HPr family phosphocarrier protein has protein sequence MNNELQISCFVKIVNQRGLHARAAAKFVKLADQFDCKVIVKKDDMSVLATSIMGLLMLAATLHSTIELQATGSQAQEALNALSHLVKSKFDEE, from the coding sequence ATGAATAATGAACTACAAATATCGTGTTTTGTAAAAATAGTTAATCAACGTGGATTACATGCACGAGCAGCTGCTAAATTTGTTAAACTTGCAGATCAGTTTGATTGTAAGGTTATAGTTAAAAAAGATGATATGTCAGTTTTGGCAACATCAATTATGGGTTTGCTTATGTTGGCTGCCACGCTACATTCTACAATCGAGCTTCAGGCAACAGGATCCCAGGCGCAGGAGGCTTTAAATGCTTTATCTCATTTGGTTAAATCAAAATTTGACGAAGAATAA
- a CDS encoding GNAT family N-acetyltransferase produces MEIELNFIQPHEYQDQNLISDLAYIHAACFERPWDENVFNSILKNQSNIMGIIAIDKIKHQRIAFVLAQIVLEQMDIISIAVSIPYRQKSLAKQMMQKIMAKALSQHVQYCYLEVAINNYPAQKLYKSLGFVQIGLRPNYYKDVSQTMIDALVFKYTLDEIKKMN; encoded by the coding sequence ATGGAGATTGAACTTAATTTCATTCAACCTCATGAATATCAAGATCAAAATCTTATAAGTGATCTAGCCTATATTCATGCTGCATGTTTTGAGCGACCATGGGATGAAAATGTTTTTAATTCTATATTAAAAAATCAGTCTAATATTATGGGTATAATAGCTATAGATAAAATAAAGCATCAAAGAATTGCTTTTGTATTAGCTCAAATCGTTTTAGAACAAATGGATATTATCTCTATTGCAGTTTCTATACCCTATCGTCAAAAATCTTTAGCAAAACAAATGATGCAAAAAATAATGGCGAAAGCTTTATCGCAGCATGTACAATATTGCTATTTAGAAGTGGCTATAAATAATTATCCAGCACAAAAACTTTATAAATCACTTGGTTTTGTGCAAATTGGGTTGCGTCCTAATTACTATAAAGATGTGTCACAAACAATGATTGATGCACTTGTTTTTAAATATACATTAGATGAAATAAAAAAAATGAATTGA
- a CDS encoding glucosaminidase domain-containing protein, with protein sequence MVFIFLSLIFYSHLDQEKKTKNNFYFLILQRDRAVFNGLNSFIKYGQFDIQQNNDVPLLTISELPKNLGEITNNERKIFFIKSILPMVLFYNESILQQRQKIILLRQESESNKTLSQFDQRWLSDISNYYQFSTRANFKDLLKRVDVIPVSLVLAQAALETGWGNSNMALGGNALFGQSTWGKNGKTVSSTLADYHIRSFKNLGQALEAYMLNLNTHPAYEDFRQLRSFLRNNPKEPDILDGARLIYTLDHYSEIGQDYINRLQKIINDNNLLHFDYAKLYSTTGMNSLSYKN encoded by the coding sequence TTGGTATTTATTTTTCTTTCTTTGATTTTTTATTCACATCTTGATCAAGAAAAAAAAACAAAAAACAATTTTTATTTTTTGATACTGCAAAGAGATAGGGCTGTATTCAATGGCTTAAATTCTTTTATAAAATACGGGCAATTTGATATTCAACAAAATAACGATGTGCCTTTATTGACTATATCTGAATTACCAAAAAATCTTGGGGAAATTACGAATAATGAGCGCAAAATTTTTTTTATTAAATCAATTTTACCTATGGTTTTATTTTATAATGAATCAATTTTACAGCAACGCCAAAAAATTATCCTCTTACGTCAAGAATCAGAATCAAATAAAACATTAAGTCAGTTTGATCAACGATGGTTATCAGATATATCTAATTACTATCAATTTTCAACTAGAGCTAATTTTAAAGATCTTTTGAAAAGAGTAGATGTAATTCCAGTTTCTTTGGTTTTAGCTCAGGCTGCTTTAGAAACGGGGTGGGGTAATTCAAATATGGCTCTTGGTGGAAACGCACTTTTTGGTCAAAGTACATGGGGCAAAAATGGTAAAACGGTTTCGTCAACTTTAGCAGATTATCATATACGTAGTTTTAAAAATTTAGGCCAAGCTTTAGAAGCTTACATGTTAAATCTTAATACCCATCCAGCTTATGAAGATTTTCGTCAATTACGTTCATTTTTACGTAATAATCCAAAAGAACCTGATATTTTAGATGGTGCACGATTAATTTATACTTTGGATCATTACTCAGAAATTGGCCAAGATTATATTAACCGTTTACAGAAAATTATTAATGATAATAATCTTTTACATTTTGACTATGCAAAACTTTACTCTACGACTGGAATGAATTCTTTATCCTATAAAAATTAA
- a CDS encoding HPr kinase/phosphatase C-terminal domain-containing protein, which produces MTVSGTAVALHHVGVLFRGPAGSGKSDLALRLIDQGAKLIADDLVQISRQNQDLYVTYPEMGDPKLKGCIEIRGIGIVSMNFQEKISLNLILDLTERDLIVRLPQITYDVFFNISVPKIFFDPFASSAISKIHWAIKLFSKKL; this is translated from the coding sequence ATGACTGTTTCAGGAACAGCGGTTGCTCTACATCATGTGGGTGTTTTATTTCGTGGTCCAGCTGGGAGTGGGAAATCAGATCTTGCTTTGCGTCTAATTGATCAGGGCGCAAAATTGATTGCAGATGATCTTGTGCAGATTTCTAGACAGAATCAGGATCTTTATGTAACTTATCCAGAAATGGGTGATCCAAAATTAAAAGGATGTATAGAAATACGAGGGATAGGTATTGTTTCTATGAATTTTCAAGAAAAAATATCTTTGAATTTAATTTTAGATTTAACTGAACGAGATTTGATTGTAAGACTACCTCAAATTACTTATGATGTATTTTTTAATATTTCTGTTCCTAAAATTTTTTTTGATCCCTTTGCTTCTTCAGCTATATCAAAAATTCATTGGGCTATAAAATTATTTTCTAAAAAACTTTAA
- the rapZ gene encoding RNase adapter RapZ: MTNIVPRILLVTGLSGAGRTTALKALEDIGYEAVDNMPVSLLQRFDFVSEENHHVAFGIDSRTRGFTPEIFIEIINKFRQDQKSNFQLLYLSCDQDVLARRYIETRRKHPLAINRPVIDGIDLEKKLLAPLEILADELIDTTNLTPGNLKNIIYDRFNIKNIDHPKIVITLISFSYHYGLPREADWVFDVRFLHNPFYQPSLKNLNGLDMNVAKYIERDSVLDNFFTPLTQILNMLLPKFEQEGKSYLTIAVGCTGGKHRSVYIVQKLADFFQKLDQHVNIMHRDIYKHIDKF, encoded by the coding sequence GTGACAAATATAGTGCCACGTATTTTACTTGTTACAGGACTATCCGGAGCAGGACGTACTACAGCCTTAAAAGCTTTAGAGGATATAGGATATGAAGCTGTTGATAACATGCCCGTATCTTTATTACAAAGATTTGATTTCGTATCTGAAGAAAATCATCATGTTGCTTTTGGTATCGACAGTAGAACACGAGGATTTACACCAGAAATTTTTATTGAGATTATTAATAAATTTCGTCAAGACCAAAAAAGTAATTTTCAACTTCTCTATCTATCGTGTGATCAAGATGTTTTAGCCCGCCGATATATTGAAACTAGACGTAAACACCCTTTAGCAATTAATCGTCCTGTTATTGATGGTATTGATCTTGAAAAAAAACTTTTAGCTCCTTTAGAAATATTAGCTGATGAGCTTATTGATACGACAAATCTTACTCCTGGAAATTTAAAAAATATAATTTACGATAGATTTAATATTAAAAATATTGATCATCCAAAAATTGTTATCACACTTATTTCCTTTTCTTATCATTATGGGTTACCAAGAGAAGCTGATTGGGTTTTCGATGTACGTTTTTTACATAACCCTTTTTATCAACCATCTTTGAAAAATTTAAATGGCTTGGATATGAATGTTGCAAAATATATAGAAAGAGACAGTGTTTTAGATAATTTTTTTACGCCCCTTACTCAAATATTAAATATGTTGCTTCCAAAATTTGAACAAGAAGGAAAAAGTTATTTAACCATTGCAGTTGGGTGTACTGGTGGTAAACATCGTTCTGTATATATTGTACAAAAATTGGCTGATTTTTTTCAAAAATTGGATCAACACGTTAATATAATGCATCGTGATATATATAAACACATAGATAAATTTTAG
- the tsaB gene encoding tRNA (adenosine(37)-N6)-threonylcarbamoyltransferase complex dimerization subunit type 1 TsaB — MESQIEKSLSILAIDTSGKACSMAFWEQDEVKSSFFEIMNRGHSEILIPTIQKIIIKAKRDYKDIDWLAINLGPGSFTGVRIGLAAVKGLSIAADKPIYGIDSFNAWLAPLKVGLYSLKTSVSDKIFWVVLNNGIGQLYIQSFDQKFNSLLAPILIRPEEFTTYLISSQFFVIIGDGIPLIKPFIKKDNIFFVDDYHYPNASHWVTFIAAQLKTQVPSIGISPIYLRQKYKDV; from the coding sequence ATGGAAAGCCAAATTGAAAAATCTTTGTCTATTCTTGCAATAGATACCTCTGGAAAAGCATGTTCTATGGCGTTTTGGGAACAAGATGAAGTAAAGAGTAGTTTTTTTGAAATTATGAATCGAGGTCATTCAGAAATTCTAATACCAACAATACAAAAAATTATAATAAAAGCTAAACGCGATTATAAAGATATAGATTGGTTGGCTATCAATTTAGGACCAGGTTCGTTTACTGGTGTTCGCATTGGGCTTGCTGCTGTGAAAGGTTTGTCTATAGCTGCGGATAAACCTATCTATGGTATTGATAGTTTTAATGCTTGGCTTGCACCTTTAAAGGTTGGTTTATATTCATTAAAAACATCTGTATCGGATAAAATTTTTTGGGTAGTTTTAAATAATGGAATTGGGCAACTTTATATTCAGTCTTTTGATCAAAAATTTAATTCTTTATTGGCCCCCATTTTAATAAGGCCGGAAGAATTTACCACTTATTTAATCAGTTCTCAATTTTTTGTAATTATTGGTGATGGTATTCCGTTAATAAAGCCTTTTATAAAAAAGGATAATATATTTTTTGTCGACGATTATCATTATCCTAATGCATCGCATTGGGTTACTTTTATTGCAGCACAATTAAAAACCCAAGTTCCAAGTATAGGTATATCACCTATTTATTTAAGGCAAAAATATAAAGATGTTTGA
- a CDS encoding response regulator transcription factor, with amino-acid sequence MHNEVKPIIVLVDDDKNILTSVSLALEEEKFIVHCYSDGYEALDFLSNNPANLVVLDIKMPLIDGMELLERLRRSNNIPVIFLTSKDDEIDELMGLRMGADDYIRKPFSQRLLIERIRTLLRRDLQKKQETQHELEQNKIVRGHLMLDLIKHQCSWMGHNIELTVTEFLLLQSLVLRPGHVKTRDQLMDIAYGDTVYVDDRTIDSHIKRLRRKFKIVDQTFTNIETLYGMGYRYREN; translated from the coding sequence ATGCACAATGAAGTAAAACCAATTATTGTTTTGGTTGATGATGATAAGAATATTTTGACATCAGTATCTTTAGCTTTAGAAGAAGAGAAATTTATTGTTCATTGTTATAGTGATGGGTATGAAGCTTTGGATTTTTTATCAAACAATCCTGCGAACTTGGTTGTCCTTGATATTAAAATGCCTTTGATAGATGGAATGGAATTATTAGAAAGATTACGTCGCTCCAATAATATACCGGTTATTTTTTTAACATCCAAAGATGATGAAATTGATGAATTAATGGGTTTAAGAATGGGAGCAGATGATTATATACGTAAACCTTTCTCCCAAAGACTATTAATTGAGCGTATACGTACTTTGCTACGTAGAGATTTACAAAAAAAACAAGAAACTCAGCATGAACTTGAGCAAAATAAAATTGTTCGTGGTCATCTTATGCTCGATTTAATTAAACATCAATGTAGTTGGATGGGACATAATATAGAGCTCACTGTTACAGAGTTTTTATTATTGCAATCTCTTGTTTTAAGACCGGGTCATGTCAAAACAAGAGATCAGTTAATGGATATCGCCTATGGTGATACAGTTTATGTAGATGATCGTACGATTGATAGTCATATTAAAAGATTAAGACGTAAATTTAAAATAGTGGATCAAACATTTACAAATATAGAAACCTTATATGGTATGGGTTATAGATATAGAGAAAATTAA